One segment of Babylonia areolata isolate BAREFJ2019XMU chromosome 24, ASM4173473v1, whole genome shotgun sequence DNA contains the following:
- the LOC143298670 gene encoding uncharacterized protein LOC143298670: MSCRSRCFLALLSLLSLLPPLSGAEAQEEQQQESLLLVDGDVVLGAMLSVGNIQGQDGCAEDYDEDTLKEMMAARWFLVALNDMGYIPGVRLGLDVYRTCQSGQNHHTSAR, encoded by the exons GTGCTTTCTGGCGCTGCTCtcgctcctctccctccttcctcccctctctggcGCCGAGGcccaggaggagcagcagcaggagagcCTTCTGCTGGTGGACGGCGACGTGGTGCTGGGCGCCATGCTGTCGGTCGGGAACATCCAGGGCCAGGACGGCTGCGCGGAGGACTACGATGAGGACACCCTCAAGGAGATGATGGCGGCGAGGTGGTTCCTGGTCGCCCTCAACGACATGGGCTACATCCCTGGAGTGCGCTTGG GTCTGGACGTGTACCGAACGTGTCAGAGCGGCCAGAACCACCACACCTCTGCTAggtga